CCTTACATAATTCCATAGTCATCAAGTAGCAAGATCTATTCCGTTAGACTAGTTACTAGCCACTATCAATTTAGATCATTGAAATAACTGTCATTACATCTATatagttttcttttttgcccCTATATGATGTTGGGCCTGTGTCAGGTGATCCCGGGTCGGGTATCTGTAGTTCCGGCGCGTTCCCGCGTATCCACCCCAAGCTCTCTCCAGGACCAGATCAACGGCCATTTGGAAATTATGCAACGTTGGTTTCGCAAGAAGTAGTATGATGGGACACGCCCACCTGCACACTCCAAAGTTCTCCTTAAAAGCTGGTAGCCGGAGATCGGCTTCGACCAAGTGTCCCTTCCGGAATCTAACACAGACAAATGCGGTCGGCCCGTTTCCCTCCATAGCACGGAAGTACGATGTTCGGCATCTACAGCTCGTGCACAAACTCTCCATCGACACCTGCAAAAGCCTCTGTGGCGACCAGTCCGACATGAATGACTACATAAATGATGCTAGAAGCGCGGTGTGATCCACCCCGCTGCTTAGGAGTATTCGAGAGTCCAGCGTTCTTTAGTACGTTCAGATGGCTCCGCTGACTGGCCACAGCCGTCGGCAACAAATGGCTGAAATGGTGGAACAACATTAGAGGCGTTACCGAAGTAAAGCGACAGAGACTCCAGTGATGAGATACGTCTTACTATTGAAGTTGATTGGCGATGATGTCTGCTGCAGAATAGAAAGGCGCAGGATTCTCTGCAACAGAGCCTCGTTGATGGGCGTCCAACCCTGCGATCCCAGCCGCTGACCGAGATGGTCCGGGTCTGTGATATAATGCCGCCCAGGTTGACGGAGCATGCGGGAAAACCGAGTACATGTCAGTAGTTCCAGCACTTAGTGCCAGGGACATACATGAGTGTCAATATTGATTTTTGACGCAGGAGGTCGGCTCTTCGCAATAGTGCCTTGTTTAACGAACCTCGAGGAGGCTTCAGGGTATGGCATTCGTCAGGGAGTCTGCATAATAGCCCAATCACGGCTATGGGATCCTAGTGTGAGGTGTTTTGCAAGTTCGTATTCACATAGTCAAGGGCATCGGCGCCACTGGCGCCACCAAGGCCATTGGCTCCATCCCCATTGTTCATTCTATTAAGATCATCTACCCCACTGGCGTTAGATTCCATAGGCAAGCTGCTGCTATCTTATTGAAAGAAGGCGGTGGTGACAGAGGTGGGTTTCTAGCAGCTTGTAGCCAGGCACAAGATCACCATATCGGACGTAGGTGAGTGGAACATCAACCAAGGACGAAGGGCCCCGTGAGACGCGCTAAGACcgctcttcttttccttaaAAGCTGGTATCAAAGCCTGAATAGGCCTTCTATAACGCTGTGTCTGAACAGTACAGGGGATCTTAAAGTAACATATCATTATCCATTCTGTCCTTAAGATGGTTTCACATAAATACATTCTAGTAATTATTTGCACAGCAATATCTTTCATGCCTTCTCAGCACCACGCAAGTACCCCATaaccttctcaaccaggAACTTCCTCGGCTCTGCCTGATCATCATTACTCAAAGCATGGGAAGCATTCGGAATAACAGCACTATGCTCCTGATCCCAGATGGGGGCTTCCCCATCGCGATCCGTCAccttcctccacttctccaACAACTGCTCCTTATCAACCCAATCGGGAACAGACTGATCCGCCCCCGAAAACAAAACCATAAGCTTATGCTTCAGCAAACCTCCCTGTTTGATCTTCCCAAAGGTCTTCGCAAGCTGCTCCTCACTCAAATCCGAACTAAAcatatcatcctccccaGGAGAATCGGGACTATCGGGACTAACAAGACTCAAAAGTCTCCGACAGCTGATGGGTGTATTGGGCGGATACCCCATAGTCCCGGTCAAGTTAATCGGCAGCAAGGTGTCAAACCCGCTATCCTTATCTTTGGCGACACCTTCTCTGGCCAGAGCCACAACCTTATCGTAAATTTCCCGGACTTCGCTGGGCGACTTGCCCCCAATACCCCATTTAAGCACCCACTTGATCGCCTCCCGATCCGAGACAGGGGCCTGCATGATTGCGCCGTCAAGGACCATGCGCTTAATATGCTCCAGCGTCGGGTCGAATGAGGGAGTAGTGGTGTGCGGGTTAGGCCGGGAGAGGTAGTGCACAACGCACTGGCTACCCGTCGAATGGCCCATGAGGACGATCTTTCCGTTGCCGAATTTCTCGGTCTTATATTCTTTAATGTAGTTTAAGCATTGGGCGATTTCGTTCGTGTCGCGGTCCAGATGGCCGAGGCCCCATGATTGGTATGACGATGTGAGGTTCAGGGTGAAGAGGGACCATTCTGTTGGTTGGAGGGCGTGCGCGAGGTCCGCCATGTAGGATGTTGTTGCGAGGCCATCGCCTAGACCGCCGACGAAGAGGAGACTGTGTGGTTTTCTGACTGTGGAGGTTGTGTATTCGAATGTGACGAGGGTTTCGGTCTGGCATTCATTACCAAGTCAGCTATATTCTTTATGTGTATTTGGTGAAGGGGAACTCACATAATGATGCAGGATACCGGGAAGACCGCCCTTTGGCCAGAATTTGGAGTACATCTTGACTAGCTAAGCAGATACGAGATCCTGATGTCACTTTCTTTGATTGATCGAACGCTTGTCAAAACTAGTAAGTAGTAGTTCGTGTGTGACTTTCGTGAACTAGGATTGAGTCAAGAAGTTCGTTGCAACGGTTCATTTTCTGCAGGAGTGTGGAATATCCGAGATCGGATTCATGTGCCTTTGGTTGCGCTTTTCGTCGGCGTTGGGATGCTGTGGATATCTCCATGAGAAGGTGGTTCGACTCGAAACGACGGACCCACCTATGAGTGGTTTGGTTCCGATGATATTATCGGAACGAAGCGACCTATGGACCCAGGGTAGCAGATTCCGGACACGAGGTGCAGGTTGTGAATGAAAAGCAAATACAATTATTCTTGGCACATTATGCGGTATCACGGACGTAACTTATGTATTACGCTGTGTAAGGTGTATATCGGAGAATACTATGGCCCTAGTAACGGAAAAGTGGAGCATAGAATTTCACCGAATGCTGATATTGAAGCTAAAAGACTTTGAAGCCGACTAGGGTTAGGACCGTCTGGATACTGGTACGCTAAGAAACTAGATCAGATTAGATATTCTGGCGGCAGTCGGGATCTGATTAGATTACCCTTCGGTCGAAGTCCCAATTCGGGCTATAGACCCAAGGTCAGCAACGATGGGCCCAGCTTTTGCGACGCTGTTCGCCGTGATGAAACAAATATTGAATTGAACCATTAGAAGAGTAgatttttttgttttttctcAAGAGCAGCACACTGCTGCGTCGCTTGCTGCAAGGACCCGAGGTTTACATAGTAGGAAATAATGCCATGGGTGCTTGAACATGTGCCCAGTCATTCGTATATGCAGCCGGATGCATACTAGCCTACAATAGGATCATGCAT
This window of the Aspergillus oryzae RIB40 DNA, chromosome 8 genome carries:
- the sidJ gene encoding putative siderophore biosynthesis lipase/esterase (predicted hydrolases or acyltransferases (alpha/beta hydrolase superfamily)), yielding MYSKFWPKGGLPGILHHYTETLVTFEYTTSTVRKPHSLLFVGGLGDGLATTSYMADLAHALQPTEWSLFTLNLTSSYQSWGLGHLDRDTNEIAQCLNYIKEYKTEKFGNGKIVLMGHSTGSQCVVHYLSRPNPHTTTPSFDPTLEHIKRMVLDGAIMQAPVSDREAIKWVLKWGIGGKSPSEVREIYDKVVALAREGVAKDKDSGFDTLLPINLTGTMGYPPNTPISCRRLLSLVSPDSPDSPGEDDMFSSDLSEEQLAKTFGKIKQGGLLKHKLMVLFSGADQSVPDWVDKEQLLEKWRKVTDRDGEAPIWDQEHSAVIPNASHALSNDDQAEPRKFLVEKVMGYLRGAEKA